One region of Vigna angularis cultivar LongXiaoDou No.4 chromosome 10, ASM1680809v1, whole genome shotgun sequence genomic DNA includes:
- the LOC108334903 gene encoding uncharacterized protein LOC108334903 translates to MPEKPPPTLERYNGSEDPDNHLRNFIDAMAFYTDNDPVICRAFSLSLKGEALEWFHNLPRNSVDCFATIESLFRKQYAANKKPAVTAAELVHTKQEKDETLKAFMQRYIETARRVKDITPAFIISNLSSCLRPGQFAEQLYADPPVSMEDLQSIIAKFIRIEDHRNSRKKQHQDISSQETRKPVKRSTNDYKPDRTPRKESRWTSKYDRYTTLNAPRARVLEEALHAELLTVRRKATPKNADSNKTCRFHMNQGHDTEECNMVKDELERLIRAGYLQNYIKDRVSTRAATPRRGDHPKRSPQRTHPRDDQHRRRSRSPPRRTERERSVRGRIDTISGGFAGGGVSASARKRHLRQLKSVHMVERQSRSIPDITFTNADFHAPDPDHDDPMVITASIARYDVSKVLVDQGSSVNILYWSTFQKMDLSEDLIAPFNEQIVGFSGERVDTRGYLDLRTRLGISREAPELRIRFLLVEANTSYNALLGRPCLNAFGAIVSTPHLAMKFPTEHGTICTVRADQRTARQCYVAGLKITLFLPTRRAKGAEAATFDLDPRTNVDECLHPQGEVKLLSLTTDSSKTTNIGGDLTSSEEHALGHILRNHADLFAWTTTDMPGIHPGVMAHKLSIFREARPIAQKKRRFGEEKRKAIQVEVEKLMNAQFIRELTYTTWLSNVVMVKKSNGQWRMCVDFTDLNKACPKDS, encoded by the coding sequence ATGCCAGAAAAACCTCCCCCCACCTTAGAACGTTACAATGGTTCTGAGGACCCTGACAACCATCTACGTAATTTTATAGATGCCATGGCATTCTATACTGACAACGACCCGGTAATATGCAGagctttttctttatctcttaaGGGTGAAGCTTTGGAGTGGTTCCATAATCTTCCACGGAATTCAGTAGATTGTTTCGCCACTATCGAATCCTTATTCCGAAAGCAGTATGCAGCCAATAAAAAACCGGCGGTGACTGCTGCGGAGCTTGTCCATACCAAGCAGGAGAAGGATGAGACCCTGAAGGCTTTTATGCAACGGTATATCGAGACGGCCCGGCGCGTAAAGGATATCACTCCCGCTTTCATTATCAGCAATCTATCGTCCTGCTTAAGGCCGGGGCAGTTTGCGGAACAGTTGTATGCTGATCCCCCAGTATCCATGGAAGACTTGCAATCCATTATTGCAAAATTCATCCGCATCGAGGACCACCGTAACTCCAGAAAGAAACAGCATCAAGATATCTCCAGCCAAGAGACAAGAAAACCAGTGAAGCGATCCACTAACGACTACAAACCGGACAGAACACCTCGGAAGGAGTCGAGATGGACGTCTAAGTACGATCGTTATACGACCCTCAATGCACCACGGGCGAGGGTGCTTGAAGAGGCCTTACACGCCGAACTCTTGACCGTGCGACGAAAGGCCACCCCGAAGAATGCGGACAGTAACAAAACCTGCCGGTTCCATATGAACCAGGGGCACGACACAGAAGAATGCAACATGGTGAAAGACGAACTAGAGAGACTCATCCGTGCAGGTTATCTCCAGAATTACATCAAGGATAGAGTCTCCACTAGAGCCGCCACTCCGCGCCGAGGAGATCATCCTAAGCGAAGCCCCCAACGAACACACCCTAGAGATGATCAACACCGAAGGCGATCGCGCAGTCCGCCTCGACGGACAGAGAGAGAGCGCTCAGTCCGAGGCCGCATTGACACCATATCTGGCGGTTTCGCCGGAGGGGGCGTATCAGCTTCAGCAAGGAAGCGACATTTGAGGCAATTGAAGTCGGTTCACATGGTCGAGCGACAATCTCGGTCGATTCCTGACATCACATTTACGAACGCAGACTTTCATGCACCCGACCCTGATCATGATGATCCTATGGTCATCACAGCTAGTATCGCTCGGTATGATGTCAGCAAGGTCCTCGTCGACCAGGGGAGTTCGGTCAACATTTTGTATTGGTCCACCTTTCAGAAAATGGACCTATCTGAGGATCTCATCGCCCCGTTTAACGAGCAAATCGTAGGATTCTCAGGAGAAAGAGTGGATACCAGAGGATATCTGGATCTGCGAACTCGGCTAGGAATAAGTCGGGAAGCACCTGAACTTAGAATTCGGTTCCTGCTGGTCGAGGCGAATACATCGTATAACGCCCTGCTAGGACGGCCTTGCCTTAATGCGTTTGGAGCGATCGTGTCTACTCCTCACCTCGCCATGAAATTTCCGACAGAGCATGGTACCATTTGTACCGTGAGGGCAGATCAACGAACAGCCCGACAGTGTTATGTGGCCGGGCTAAAAATAACCCTTTTCCTTCCAACTAGAAGGGCGAAGGGAGCCGAGGCAGCGACATTCGACTTAGACCCCCGCACCAACGTAGACGAGTGTCTTCATCCGCAAGGCGAAGTTAAACTCCTATCCTTGACGACTGACTCATCTAAAACCACCAACATTGGTGGGGACCTCACCTCAAGCGAAGAACACGCTCTGGGACATATACTACGGAACCATGCAGATTTATTTGCATGGACGACCACCGACATGCCAGGAATTCATCCTGGGGTCATGGCCCACAAATTGTCCATCTTCCGGGAGGCACGGCCTATCGCCCAGAAGAAGCGACGGTTCGGGGAGGAGAAGCGCAAAGCCATTCAGGTGGAGGTCGAGAAGTTGATGAACGCCCAGTTTATCAGGGAGTTAACTTACACTACGTGGCTGTCGAACGTAGTCATGGTTAAGAAGTCAAATGGTCAGTGGAGAATGTGTGTCGACTTCACAGATCTCAACAAGGCATGTCCCAAAGATTCATAA
- the LOC108334904 gene encoding uncharacterized protein LOC108334904 — MARPDDGSDLQLYIAASHHAVSAALIQEAPSLKLIYFISRTLQGVEERYSRIEKIALALLTASRRLRPYFQSHKVVVRTDHPIAKILRKPDLAGRMVSWSVELSEFGLRYEPRGSVKGQHLADFAAELLPTPEDSITKWLLSVDGSSDKRGGGAGVVLEGPDGLVIEQAITFRFPTSNNQAEYEALIVGLSLAREFTIDRLECRMDSKLVVGHVNGTYQVKDNQLLRYFHKAQTLLRNFVEVSVIHVPREQNARADLLSKLTHSKERAQLSSIIKMTLDRPVVETFVTNISTPTPDWRQKVKDLMEKQDKGDSISVVDSKRIARFVCIGDDLYRRGYGTPLLKCISKEEADYVLRELHTGICGLHSGKRTMRARVLRAGY; from the coding sequence ATGGCTCGACCGGATGATGGGTCTGACTTGCAGCTGTACATTGCGGCATCCCACCACGCTGTTAGTGCTGCTTTGATACAGGAGGCACCCTCCCTTAAGTTGATATACTTCATCAGTCGTACACTGCAGGGGGTCGAAGAACGCTATTCTCGAATTGAGAAAATTGCCCTGGCATTGCTCACCGCTTCTCGTCGACTTCGACCATATTTCCAGAGTCATAAGGTGGTAGTCCGCACAGACCATCCCATAGCCAAGATCCTTCGCAAACCAGACTTGGCAGGAAGGATGGTCTCCTGGTCCGTGGAACTGTCAGAATTCGGACTCCGCTACGAGCCGCGTGGGTCCGTCAAGGGTCAACACTTAGCAGACTTTGCGGCTGAGTTGCTACCCACACCAGAGGACTCAATCACAAAATGGCTCCTCAGTGTAGATGGATCCTCTGACAAAAGGGGAGGAGGAGCCGGTGTCGTTCTAGAAGGACCGGATGGTTTAGTCATCGAGCAAGCCATCACCTTCAGATTCCCAACTAGCAATAACCAGGCCGAATACGAAGCCTTGATTGTTGGCCTATCCCTGGCCAGGGAGTTCACGATTGATCGTTTAGAGTGTCGGATGGACTCAAAGTTGGTAGTCGGCCATGTGAACGGAACCtatcaagtcaaagataatcagcTATTGCGTTATTTCCACAAGGCTCAAACCTTACTCCGAAATTTCGTCGAGGTTAGCGTCATCCATGTACCCAGGGAGCAAAACGCAAGAGCAGATCTCTTGTCTAAATTAACTCACTCCAAGGAGCGAGCACAGCTATCCTCAATCATTAAGATGACGCTCGATCGTCCTGTGGTAGAAACGTTCGTCACCAATATATCGACACCTACACCAGACTGGCGCCAGAAGGTCAAGGATCTTATGGAAAAACAAGACAAGGGAGATAGCATTTCTGTGGTTGATTCCAAGCGCATTGCACGTTTTGTGTGTATAGGTGACGACCTATACCGTCGCGGCTATGGCACTCCTCTGTTGAAGTGTATTTCAAAGGAAGAGGCAGACTACGTACTACGCGAGCTGCACACCGGGATATGTGGATTGCACTCTGGCAAACGGACCATGAGGGCACGTGTTCTCCGCGCAGGATATTAA